CAAAACCAGTGAACCGACAGGAGGAAAGGGCGCCGCGAGAAGCCCGGTCGCCAAAAGCTCTCTCCAGACTTCTCCATTCATATTCCTCGCCGGACAGAGCGTCCTTTTGGTCGTCGATCCCGCGGCGCGCGAATCCACTTCAGGCAACCACCGCCAGCGCCGCCGTCTTCTCGACTCTCGGGAGGTCCTTCAAAATGACGCGGATATTGTTGTCGCTGGCGGCTTTCATGAAATCCTCGAGTGTTTCCATGATGTCGCGATCAATAAAAGTCGCCCGGGTTCCGTCGATCACGACGAAACTGTCTCCCTCTATCTCCTCGAGAATGTTGCGGAGAGGCGCCTTATTGAGGAATGAGACATCCTTCTGCAGCCGCAACAGGTAATGATTGCCGTCGCGGGTAAGCGTGAACGCTGAGTGGTAATTGGTGCGAAGCACGAAGAAAAGACCAACCGCCATGCCGATCGCCATTCCCTTGAGAAGATCAGTCAGAAGGATGGCCGCGATTGTGACTGCGAAAGGCGCGAATTGCTCGAAGCCCTTTTCGAACTGTTCAGCCACGAGCTTTGGCTTGGCCAGCTTGAAGCCAGTGAGCAGAAGCACTGCCGCAAGGCAAGCGAGCGGGATCATGTTCAGCACACTGGCGAGGAACATGACGCTCAACAGCAGAAGCACGCCATGCACAATGCAAGCGACCTTGGTGTGCGCCCCGGCGTTGATGCTGGCGGAGCTGCGCACGATTACCGCTGTGATGGGTAGCCCGCCCATCATGCCGCTCACGAAATTGCCGACGCCTTGCGCCTTGAGCTCCTGATTGGTGGGGGCGGTGCGCTTGAGTGGATCGAGCTTGTCAACTGCCTCGAGACTGAGCAACGTCTCCAGACTGCCGACAAGCGCAAGAGTCGCCGCCGTCACGTAGAGATGGTAGTCGGTAAGCAATCTAAAGTCCGGCAAGTGGATTTGTCCCGCGAACTGGAGGGGGCCGAAGATTTGCGGCAGTGTCACGAGATGCTGTGGGGAAATTGCGAAGAAAGGCGCCACGGCCTGCGCTGCCAGGTTGAAAAGAATGCCAAAGACCACGGCGACCAACGGACCCGGCACAAGCGCGAGGATTCGGTTTCCCCGTATCCTGTCGGTGTCCCACAGCAGCAAGATTGCGAGCGAGACCAAGGCGACGATTGTGGATCCGGGCGAGATGGAGTTCAGCGACGACCAGACAAAGGAAAACGTCCCATTGGCGCCGTTTTCGAGGAAGGACGGATCGCTGTCGGCCTCCACGTCATAGCCGATCGCATGCGGTAACTGCTTTACGATCAGGATCAGGCCGATTGCGGCCAGCATGCCCTTGATGACGGCGGATGGAAAATAGGCGCCGATCACGCCCGCCCGGGCATAGCCCATGCCAATCTGGAAAAGGCCGGAGAGCGCGACCGCCAGGACGGCGCCGCCGACGCCGAATTTCTCCACCGCCGCGGCGACGATGACAGTAAGGCCGGCCGCCGGACCGGAAACGCTGAGCTGAGAGCCGCTAACAACGGAAACGACGAGACCGCCAACAATGCCGGCGATGACGCCAGAAAAAGGCGGAGCGCCGGAGGCGACCGCGATTCCCAGGCAGAGCGGCAAGGCCACAAGAAACACGACGACACCCGCGGGGATATCGTTGTTCAGATAACGCGTGTAATAATCGAGATGCTTGCGCATGACGTTGGGTGCCTCCTCTTGAAGCGTTTAGTGCGTCTGCTCTGCGGGCTCATCGTCCCATCGATAGATGGGGTCCATCGCGCTCTCTGGCCCCAGCGTGATGAGCTGCTTCAACAGGCCGTCGTCGAGCGCATAAACCCATCCATGAATCATTGGCCGTTGCTCGCTTCGCCAGGCATTCTGAACGATCGAGGAGAAGGCGAGGTTGTTGGCTTGCTCGATGACGTTAAGCTCGACGAGACGGTTGGTCTTGGCGTCGACGCAATTGATGGCGTCGAGCTCGTCGCGATGCAGGCGATAAACATCTTTCACGTGCAGCAGCCATTTGTTCAGCAGCGTGAAATCCGATCGCTGACGTGACAAAGCCGCTTTCACGCCGCCACAATTGTAATGGCCGCAGACGATAATGTGCTTCACCTTCAGAACTTGAACGGCGTATTGCACGACGCTGAGGCAATTGAGGTCGGTGGCGACGACCTGGTTGGCGATATTGCGATGGGCGAAAATCAGGCCGGGTTCAGCATTGACGATGATGTCCGCCGGAACGCGGCTGTCCGCGCAACCGATCCAGAGAAATTCTGGCTGCTGCCCGTGCGCGAGCTGTTCGAAAAACTCGGGCTTGCGACGTCTTGTCTCTTCGGCCCAAGCCTTGTTTTCAAGGAGAAGCTTCTCATGCGATCTCATCTGATGTCCGCCTGCTGCGCAGCCAAACCAAAATTTGGCCAGCTCGATCTGTGAATCTTCGCCCTTATTTGAAAGTCAAATAGCGGCGGAGGTGCGACTGTCAGAATTGTATCGGAGATTTCTGTATGGTCATCGATCCACGAGGATCTTAATTTGTGATGCCAATCGATATTTTTTCACTATTCCTTGCTGTTCACCGCTCGTCATTGCCTGCTCATCACAGGCTTATTGATAACGAAGCCTGGTGAAGGCAGAAGGGATACAGCCGGGCGCTACTGCAATTCTGCGAAAGAGATGCAGCAATCATCTGCGTCGCTGAGTCTGGGAGGGGTAATTGAGCGTTGGACCCTTCCTCGTGAGCGCCTGTATCCGAAGGCTTTGCGACGAGGTGGAAATTAAAACTTCACTAGTGTCAGGTTTGTTGTCTCAACACTCACTAAAGGTGAGCGCGATGCTGAAACTCTTTGGTTTGGTTCATCTTGACGATTTCCGGCGCTGCAACGCGGGCCACTGAGAAAGGCCCGCGCGCGATAGCAGGCGGGCGAGCGCTATTTCAGGGCGGTGAGGTCGGCTCCGAAATTGATGTGATACGCCTGACCGTCGATGACGAAGGCGGGAACGGATTTCACGCCTGCCGCTTCGGCCTCGGCAATCCGGTTCTTCGCCTCTCCAAGATGAACGATCTCGACCTGGTATTGGATTGGATCAAGCTTGTCGGCAAACTGTCGTTCCGCATCGATGCAGATCGGGCAGCCAGCGTGATAGAAGATCGCTTTGCGTGTCATGGGATTTCACTCCTTTTTGCTTGCGTGGCCTCTCGACGAAAGGGAACTCTCTTCGACGGGCTGAAAATTCGATCGGGACGCAATATCCATTGCGTCATATCCCGTGTTGAGTTCAGGAAACGACCCCGTGAAACTTCTCCATAGAGCCTGCTCGTCGGACGAAGACAACGCTTCGTGGTCCCCGCAATCGAGGCGCAGACTCTCGGCCCCGAAAGCCACTCCGACATAGTCGCAATGGTGGGGCGACTTCGGTTCGTTATGCGCGTTAGGGCGGAAATACCGGCAGGTGACGCACATGCGTTGCGGCGAAATCGCGCCCGCGATTTGCAAAGCTCGGATCGTTTTGATGACGAGTTGCAGCAACTCTGCCTGCTCCTCATCAGATAAGGTTTCAAGAGCGCGCTCGGTCGCGGTGATGACGAGACCGATCCCTCGGACGATGTCGCGCCCGGCTTGGGTGATGCGCATGGCTACGGCGCGGGCATCCTCTGGATCGGGCGCCTTTGTAAGCAGGCCTTTGCGAACCAGAGCCGCGACCGAGTCTGTCGCCGTAGGCTGGGACACGCCGAGCTGGGCGGCGATCGCCCCCACGCGCACGCCTTTTTCCGCGCGGCCGGCGATATAGGTCAGCACATGGGCCTGCGTCGGATTAAGCCCAGCTGTCCCGGCGATCGTCCATTGATCCGCGCGCATGACGGCGCAGATGCGATCGAGACCGTCGCGAATCCGACGAGTTATTTGGGAATCTGGCGGAACAGGGGTCATAGCATTATGCATAGGACACCTATGCAATGCCGTCAAGAGCAGTGGAAACGAGAGCGCTGAGGATTTGCGCATTTTGCGGCCGGCCATCGTCGCTGGCTCGGCCGATCTGGGCACGGAGGCGGGAGTCTTAGTTGTTTGATCCCGAGATTTGATGGTGCGATCTTTTCGAGCAACTAAGAGGATGCGCTACGGGCCAGATGCTGCAAAAATCCAGAGATCGCGCCGCGCTCTCTCGTGACCGTGAGCCTCGCCGCCAATCATCGCGTGACCGACGGCCATCTTGGCAGACTCTATCTCGCCGAGATTGCGCGTTTTTTTTCAGGAGCCCCAAAAATTGTGACCGATGATGGAATAAGATCGCTTCCTCTCCAACTTATCAGCGACATCGCGCCGGAAGCCGATCCGACGTCCATCGCCGATGACGAGGACATTCGCGAGGCCTTCGACCTCGACTCCATGGATTTCGCCAATCTGGTGGTTGCGATACACAAGCGCACAGGGGTAAATATTCCGGAGCTCGATCACCGGAAGCTTTTCACACTCGGCGGCGCCATCGCCCATGTCGAGAAGGCGCTCGGCCAGTCGGGGTACGGCGGTTGAGGCGCGTCCATGCTCATCGCGATCGACATTGGCGGGACGAAAACGCGCATCGGTCTCGCCGAGGACGCCGACGCGCTCGCCTCGGTCGATATTTTTCACACTTTTCATGCTTATCGGGAGGGGCTCGACGCGCTGGTCGACGCGGCGAAAAGAATCGCGGGCCGAAAGCCGCGTGGCGTCGTGGTGGGAGCGCCGGGCGTTCTCTCGCGAGACAAGCGCCGGATCGTCAATGCGCCCAATCTCCCCGACTGGAACGGCGCCGCTCTCGCTGACGAACTCGAAGCGGCGCTGGGCGCGCCCGTGATCATGGAAAACGACACGGCTCTGGTCGGTCTTGGCGAGGCGACTGTCGGGGCAGGAAAGGGCGCCGCCATCGTCGCCTATGTGACGATCTCGACAGGGGTGAATGGCGCGCGCATCGTCGACGGCGCGCTCGACCGCGCGGCGTTTGGATTTGAAATCGGCGAACAGCTCATGGGCCGCAACGCGAACGCGCGCACCCTGGAGGAGCTTGTTTCAGGCCGGGCGATCGAAGACCGCTTCGGCGCGCCGCCTGCCTCGCTCGGCGAGGATCACCCGGTGTGGGAGGAATTGGCGGAGATCGTCGCGATCGGATTGCACAATGCGATCGCCTATTGGTCTCCCGAGAGAATCGTCCTCGGTGGCTCCATGATGCGAGACGTGGGCATTCGTCTCGATCGCGTCGAAGCGCGCCTCGCAGCGCTGCACCGCAAGAATCCGGTTCTGCCGGAATTGCGGCGCGCCGCTCTCGACGACCTTGGCGGGCTGTGGGGCGGGCTTGTTCGTCTGAGGGGGCTCCTAGACTGAAGTCGCCGACAGCCCCTCGGCGCCGTCGTTTTCGAGGCGAAGACTCAGTCTGATCAGCCGGTCAAAGAAATCATATTTGTTCTCGACGCCGCTGATCGCAAGCACGGACGTCTGCGGTAATTCCTTGCGCAAGGCGTCGAACAGTGCGCGGCGCGTTTGCGGGGACAATGTGTCGATCGCCGTGTCGATCACCACCCAGCGCGGCCCGTGAAGCAGGAGCCTCGCGAAGGCCAGGCCCTGCTGCTCGGGGTCACTCAGCTCCTTCTCCCACGGGGCTGCCGTGTCAAGCGCGGAGACGAGGTGCGGTAGGCCCATCGCGTTGAGAGCCGCGTAAAAATCGGCGTCGCTGAATTTTTCGGGCGGATAGGGATAGGCGAGAACGTCGCGCAGTGAGCCGCCCGGAAGATAGGGATGTTTGGGCATGAACATGACGTCTTCGGCGGGGAGTTCGACATGGCCCGTTCCCCAAGGCCATAGCCCTGCCAAAGCACGAAAAAGACTGGTTTTGCCCGAACTCGGCCCGCCGACGATGACGACGCGCTCGCCGGGAGAAATTGCAACTCGCCGTACGCTCAGGCTGCTGCGTCCTGGGGGAAGCAGGACGTTTACGTCATCCAGCACGATGCGACTGTCCGTTTCCGCAATTTCGATGCGCCGGGCGTCTTGCTCTGTCCGATCAATGTCGATCAGCGCCTGCCGAAATTCGCTGACGCGCAGAAGCGTCGCCTTCCAGTCGGCGATCGGATTGGCGTTGTCAACAAACCAGCGCAGCGACTGCTGGACCTGAGTGAAGGCGCCGACCGCCATCAGCAAACCGCCAAAGGTCAGGTTTCCGGCAAAATAGGCGGGCGCCGCGACGATGACGGGCGCGACGATCGTGAACCATCCGTAGCCCGCGGTCACCCAGGCGAGCCGTGTCGTCGCGCCGACGAGCCGCCTGACGACGTCGAGGAGCCGATTGAATTCGACATCAAGACGGCCGCGCTCCTGCGCTTCGCCGCGATAGACTGCGACGCCGTCGCAATTCTGGTTCACCCGAACGAGCGAGAAACGCATGTCCGACTCACGAGCGTAGCGCTCGGCGTTGAGGTTGACCAGCGGCCGGCCAACGCGCCAGCTCGCGAGCGACGCGAGACCGGCGTAGAGAAGCGCGGACCACACCATATAGCCGGGGACGACGAAACTGGAACCCTCAAAGGTGAAGCTGACGCCGGAAGAAAGTGACCAGAGCACGCCAATGAAGCTGACGAGCAGCAGCGTCGCCTGGAACAGGCCGACGCCAAGATCGGTCGAGAGTTCGGTGAAATGCCGGGCGTCTTCGTGAATGCGCTGATCTGGGTTGACGCCGATCGGACCTGCATTGGCGATCATGAAGGCGCGGCGAGGCGCGAGCCACTGCTGGAAGAGATCTCGCGTGAGGATCTCCCGCAGTTTGAGTTTCATCATCAGGTTCAGCCAGGTCTGGCTGACATTGAGGACGAGGAGCGTTCCCGCGATCATCGCATAGACGCCAAGCTCAAAGCCGAATGCTGCAATGTCCCTGCTATTGATGGCGTCGTAGAACGGCTCGTTCCACGCATTGAGCCTGATCTGCGCATAGGCGGTCGCTGCGACAACCATCACGAGCGCCGCGACGAGCCAGAGCAGCTTGCCGCTCTCGCCCGATGCGCGCACCAGGCGGATCAATGTCGCCAGCAGCGATACGATGCCGGCGTGACCTGCACCGGACCCGGCGGCCGAATTGGCGTAGTCCGTTTGCGACGTCATGGGAGCCTCGTTCATTATCTATTTTCTTTAGGCATTGC
The DNA window shown above is from Methylocystis echinoides and carries:
- a CDS encoding SulP family inorganic anion transporter, whose translation is MRKHLDYYTRYLNNDIPAGVVVFLVALPLCLGIAVASGAPPFSGVIAGIVGGLVVSVVSGSQLSVSGPAAGLTVIVAAAVEKFGVGGAVLAVALSGLFQIGMGYARAGVIGAYFPSAVIKGMLAAIGLILIVKQLPHAIGYDVEADSDPSFLENGANGTFSFVWSSLNSISPGSTIVALVSLAILLLWDTDRIRGNRILALVPGPLVAVVFGILFNLAAQAVAPFFAISPQHLVTLPQIFGPLQFAGQIHLPDFRLLTDYHLYVTAATLALVGSLETLLSLEAVDKLDPLKRTAPTNQELKAQGVGNFVSGMMGGLPITAVIVRSSASINAGAHTKVACIVHGVLLLLSVMFLASVLNMIPLACLAAVLLLTGFKLAKPKLVAEQFEKGFEQFAPFAVTIAAILLTDLLKGMAIGMAVGLFFVLRTNYHSAFTLTRDGNHYLLRLQKDVSFLNKAPLRNILEEIEGDSFVVIDGTRATFIDRDIMETLEDFMKAASDNNIRVILKDLPRVEKTAALAVVA
- a CDS encoding carbonic anhydrase, with amino-acid sequence MRSHEKLLLENKAWAEETRRRKPEFFEQLAHGQQPEFLWIGCADSRVPADIIVNAEPGLIFAHRNIANQVVATDLNCLSVVQYAVQVLKVKHIIVCGHYNCGGVKAALSRQRSDFTLLNKWLLHVKDVYRLHRDELDAINCVDAKTNRLVELNVIEQANNLAFSSIVQNAWRSEQRPMIHGWVYALDDGLLKQLITLGPESAMDPIYRWDDEPAEQTH
- a CDS encoding thioredoxin, whose translation is MTRKAIFYHAGCPICIDAERQFADKLDPIQYQVEIVHLGEAKNRIAEAEAAGVKSVPAFVIDGQAYHINFGADLTALK
- a CDS encoding MarR family winged helix-turn-helix transcriptional regulator, with amino-acid sequence MRADQWTIAGTAGLNPTQAHVLTYIAGRAEKGVRVGAIAAQLGVSQPTATDSVAALVRKGLLTKAPDPEDARAVAMRITQAGRDIVRGIGLVITATERALETLSDEEQAELLQLVIKTIRALQIAGAISPQRMCVTCRYFRPNAHNEPKSPHHCDYVGVAFGAESLRLDCGDHEALSSSDEQALWRSFTGSFPELNTGYDAMDIASRSNFQPVEESSLSSRGHASKKE
- a CDS encoding acyl carrier protein; amino-acid sequence: MTVSLAANHRVTDGHLGRLYLAEIARFFSGAPKIVTDDGIRSLPLQLISDIAPEADPTSIADDEDIREAFDLDSMDFANLVVAIHKRTGVNIPELDHRKLFTLGGAIAHVEKALGQSGYGG
- a CDS encoding ROK family protein encodes the protein MLIAIDIGGTKTRIGLAEDADALASVDIFHTFHAYREGLDALVDAAKRIAGRKPRGVVVGAPGVLSRDKRRIVNAPNLPDWNGAALADELEAALGAPVIMENDTALVGLGEATVGAGKGAAIVAYVTISTGVNGARIVDGALDRAAFGFEIGEQLMGRNANARTLEELVSGRAIEDRFGAPPASLGEDHPVWEELAEIVAIGLHNAIAYWSPERIVLGGSMMRDVGIRLDRVEARLAALHRKNPVLPELRRAALDDLGGLWGGLVRLRGLLD
- a CDS encoding ABC transporter ATP-binding protein/permease; protein product: MTSQTDYANSAAGSGAGHAGIVSLLATLIRLVRASGESGKLLWLVAALVMVVAATAYAQIRLNAWNEPFYDAINSRDIAAFGFELGVYAMIAGTLLVLNVSQTWLNLMMKLKLREILTRDLFQQWLAPRRAFMIANAGPIGVNPDQRIHEDARHFTELSTDLGVGLFQATLLLVSFIGVLWSLSSGVSFTFEGSSFVVPGYMVWSALLYAGLASLASWRVGRPLVNLNAERYARESDMRFSLVRVNQNCDGVAVYRGEAQERGRLDVEFNRLLDVVRRLVGATTRLAWVTAGYGWFTIVAPVIVAAPAYFAGNLTFGGLLMAVGAFTQVQQSLRWFVDNANPIADWKATLLRVSEFRQALIDIDRTEQDARRIEIAETDSRIVLDDVNVLLPPGRSSLSVRRVAISPGERVVIVGGPSSGKTSLFRALAGLWPWGTGHVELPAEDVMFMPKHPYLPGGSLRDVLAYPYPPEKFSDADFYAALNAMGLPHLVSALDTAAPWEKELSDPEQQGLAFARLLLHGPRWVVIDTAIDTLSPQTRRALFDALRKELPQTSVLAISGVENKYDFFDRLIRLSLRLENDGAEGLSATSV